Below is a window of Corvus cornix cornix isolate S_Up_H32 chromosome 10, ASM73873v5, whole genome shotgun sequence DNA.
cACTACATCAGTGGGTACAACACCACAGCAAGAAAATGCCAGTGAAAGCTCCCAAGATGAAAAACCACCCTATGAGTCCAAAGGAGAATATCCCCAGGACCTATTCAGTGTGGAAGAACGCAGGCAAGGGTGGGTTGTACTTCACATCTTTGGCATAATGTATGTTTTTGTGGCCTTGGCCATAGTGTGTGATGAGTATTTTGTCCCTGCTTTGGGAGTGATCACTGAGAAGTTGCAGATCTCTGAAGATGTGGCTGGAGCCACCTTCATGGCAGCAGGTGGATCAGCACCAGAACTCTTCACCTCCCTCATAGGTGTCTTCATCTCACACAGCAATGTCGGCATCGGTACCATTGTGGGCTCAGCAGTGTTTAATATCCTCTTTGTTGTTGGCACCTGTGCCCTCTTCTCAAGGGAGATACTCCACTTGACATGGTGGCCCTTATTTAGAGACATCTCATTCTACATTGTAGACTTACTGATGCTCATCCTGTTTTTCCTAGACAGTGTCATTGATTGGTGGGAAAGCCTCCTTTTACTGACTGCCTATGCCACATACGTGTACACCATGAAACAGAACGTGTTCCTAGAGCAATGGGTGAAGCAGGAGCTCAACAAGAAGTCAAATGCTGTGCAGGCAGCATCAGCAGAGCATATGCAGAAGGTTGGTGTCATTAGAGTTCAGAGGGCAAGTTGGAAGTAACTTTTTCTAAGGtaaaccacaaagaaaaactGCATCTCCTTCACAAAGCACATATTTGAACCTCAGAATACAGGTACTGGTCAATAATTATGGTATTAAAATGAGGGAAATGCAAACTAGACAGAGATTCTAAGAGATTGGAGAACTCACTAAAAGGGAGTTCTACTTGTGCAATTACTAAAGGTCTCAGTTGTGGTTGCTTATGTGCTTTCAAAGATGTGTGGAATTTTGCTTACTTGGTTGTTGTAAAGAAGTTTCAGAATGAACACTTGCAGGAACACATTCTTGGTCTGGGAATAAGGTTGGACAATTCTGGTAAATAGGGGGGAAAAGGCTTCTGTCCCAGCCTCTTGCAACTGAGAGATGTTGGaggaaaattctcttttccctttctgaagcCATATGGGTTGCTGGGATGCTGGTGGTATCACTCGTTACCtgatcagcagcacagagaggcatCTGGCAGCCTTTAGCAACCactgccagctctcctgggcaGCATTTGGCAATCAGATTGAAGTGCCCAAACCCAATTCCATGCCACCAGATTTCAAACTGTCCCCTGGCATTGCAAGCTATGCTAGTTGGATGTGTCCCTGGCCCTCAAGCTTGCTTTGCCTTCTGATCCTGGCACTCCACATCAtttaaggaaaggaaggaagcagaTGAGGAAAGTGAGGATAGTTGAAGTGGTGCAGAATCAAGAAACTActtctctttcctgcttctgGTTTGTTGTTCAGCCAGTGCTCATGGCTGGGAGTCCTGAAAGCTCCTGTGTTACATTCCAGTGGGATACATGTGCAAGAATATGGCAGTGACACACTCACATCACTGTGGACATCACCAAGCATCACAAATTGAATCCAGCCCTGCACTTGAAGTTTACAGAGAACTCTTATTAACATTTAGTAGCATGACAGAGAGCTGCTGAACCTATCCCTTGGGAAaattaaatcacagaaattatAAGTGATGGAAAGTAATGCTAATTACTGTAAAAAATCCCCCTTTGCACCTTCACTCTGCTGGAAAATGAGTAAGGATACAGATGTTTGGGGATGAAGTCTGGGTCTGTGTGTAGCTACAGGAATCAGTTGTGACTCTGCCCCCAGGTGCCTGCATCCTCACTGGGGAGCTGTAGGTAGAATCCTGTTTTTCTCAGAAGCCAATGGTTTTAAGGAGGCCCATGGCTTTGGCTCTTTCGGTAGCATCCATGGGCATTTGTGTCAGCTGTCCCCCTTcctcacaggcagcagcctgaAGGATCATTAGATCCTGAAGCAGCAGAGGTGATTGGTCATTTCTGTTCTTCGTTGCTTGCAGACAAGCACTGGGGCAGTTGCAGATGATGGAACAATGAAGCCAACAGatgtgaggaagctgcaggtAGGTCTAAGCAACTTTACAGGGATCTGAAGTCATTGTATTTTGAATCTCTCCCCATGTCAGGTCATGAGTAAAGGTGTCAACTCCTGTGTCAAGAAACCTGGACCAAAGCCTGTATCATATCAGGCACAATGGTCACAGTTTGCTTAAGAGGACACCTGGCTGAGGCCTGTccttaaaggaatttttataaaatttagGAGACAGCTCAGGCTTCCCGGGTGGATTTAACTAGAAGAGTGCTGTTCATTCTCTGCTATAAACAGGCatacagaaattcagaaagtgAGTCTTCTTACCTGGTTTTGTGGCCAAATTTCCTCCTGGGCTCTCATAGCAGAGGCTGGCAGGGTCCTCACAGCAAACACTGAACAGCtcattcctctgctgctgttgaatTGCTGCCCTATGGCCTGGAGAGGCCCTGTCTGATGTAGTGGACAAGGAAGCTGGAATTGACTGGCTTTGTGCCTTCCCACAGCCTGGGCCAGCCTTGCAGCGGGGCAGCAGCTCGGCCTCCCTGCATAACTCTCAGATGCGCGGCACCATCTTCCAGCTCATGATCTACACCCTGGACCCCCTGGCAGAAGGTGAGTGGATGTTCCACACCAGAGGGGCCTTGGGTTCACAGCCCTGAGTGGTTTAACTGGGAATACAATCAGTATTTTAGGGTCAGCAACTCACCCTTGGTATGCAGCTGAGCATCACAGATAGTGTCTGGTGAGGGGAGCTCTATGGCGGTGGGATGTGTCCCTTCTGATCGTGTGGCTGGCAAGGACAAACACTTCATGTTTTGGTCCTGCCATATCTACTTTTCCTGTGCCAAGCTAGTTACTGCTatggtggcagctgctgctgctggggtccCTGAAAGTGGTGACAGTCAGTCCTGTCCCTCATCTCTGCTGTCTCTCCAACTGCAGGGTCATCAAACGTTGAGTTACAGGCTTCCTCTGTTCCGCAGCATGTCCCATCTTCCTCTTCTTAGCTCAGACCTAATCCCAGCCTTGAAACATCAGCAGAAAAAGAGGTTAAAACCCTTGAAGAATTGTCTTTTTGAAATAGTTAAAATCCCAGCTGAGATTCTAATCATGATGGTGAGGCCAATTCTATGTGATTCAGACCGACACCTCTAAAAGCCCACCTGCACTGCTATGGTATCATCACTACCATGGCAAAGCATGCCCACAGCACTGTGCAGGCAGTGGgcagctccccagggccagGGAGGCACCAGCTCAGGTCCAAGACCTCTTTTAAACTGCTCAGGGTGCAAAGAAGCCTCATCTCCAGACAGACCAGGGTCTTTGTACACAGCCTTTTAACAGACTGCTTTATATTAACTTTAATCCAATCACACCATGGAGGTTCCTTTTCCAAGAAATAGagaagcacattaaaaaaagacatttttaaggttttctttcctAGCTCAGCACATGCCCCACCCCTCCACTGCCCTACTTGTTCTAAAGAGATTATCTGCTGCCCATTCAAAGAGAGATTGAAGCTAAGCAGATCAACACCTCTAGTGTCCCTCACAGAGGTTACAAAGAGGACTCTCCAGATCAGAATCCCAGCTGCACAAACTGATCGAGGGAAGAAAGGAGGTTGGATGAGGACAGCAAAGCAGATCAGTGGCTGCTTTGACAGATTCCAGTGAAGGCACCCAATGTGTTACGAACAGTAGCCTAACAAGAGCCAGACGCATCAGGGTTTGCTCCTTGCCTCCTGTGCCCCTGAAAGGTTGTATCAACAGCACCAGGATAGACCCAAAACCTTCCAAGAGGATATGCCATTGCCTTGAGCATCAGGAAGTGCCAGAATTGAGGGGCTGATGCCACTTAGAGACCTCCCAGCACCTTCTCATCCTTCCCACACCTCTAAATGTCCCTGTGCAGTATCTCCCCACCCCAGGCCACCACAAGCTTGGCTTTCTGGTCCAGGCTGGTGCCCTGGTGGAAACCCTGGGGCCTGTCAGCAGGAGAGTTGTGGGGGGCTGAGTTTGGCAGCCCAGGCGAAGGAAAGCCCCAGCCAGTTCAGCCCAGAATAGGCTGCTGGGAGTTTCCATGCAGTTGTGAGTCACTGTCCTTGCTAACGAGGCTGTTGTTCCCAGGCCTTGTGAATACTGAATAAACAGGTCTGGGGGACCAGCTTGGATCTTCTCTCAGAGACCTTCCCTACCCATTacgtagaatcacagaatcattcaggttggaaaagacctttatgACCATCAagtccagcactgccaaggccacatgtccccaagtgccccATCTACACATCCTTTAAATCTCTCTGGGGTTGGTGactccctgtgccagggcttgagAACCCTTTGGGTgtagaaatttttcctgatatccagcctaagCCTCTGCCGGCGGCCCGGCAGGGTGTGAGTTCCTGTGTGTGCGGCAGCCACTAGATGGGAGTGTGGCCGTGTGTATTTGCGTCTGATACCGCAGGGACTGTGCCGGGATGGGCACAGCCTCTccagaagatttttatttcctagacCCTTTACTTTACTAACGCCACTGAGTTAATGGCAAAACCTCTGTCCCACGTACGTGCCTGCTCCACTCAAGACTGTGAGAACAGAGACAGCGCCTTATAAAAGATAAcaataaaattactgtattaCAACAGCTCAGCACTCAAAATCAAGGAGCCAGTGTGTCTTGCAGGAGATACTCCTGACCCTGATAAATTCCtacctgaagaaaagaaagtctggagaaaaggaatttaTGCATGGACTAAAAAACCTAAGTGCCTTGAGGAGCTTGgccaaagaaatgaaatgacATCCTGAGGATGGCTCTGAAAAAGGATTTGAACTTGCCAAGGCATATCAGGACTTGTGTTCTGATATGTTAATAGTTCCCTATTAtgttatatattatatatgtgtTAACATATTATATATGTGTtaacagctctgcagccctgtgggaCCCTGGGGACAGCTATGCCTGGTTCCCATGGATCACCAATACAGTCCCTCCctttgctgtgtgtgcagcactgTCTGTACCAGGCACATTTCTGTAATTAGGCTGCCACATAAAAGATGATCCCAAAGCAATTTATCTTTCCTCAAGGGCCCTTGTTCCTTCTTGCCAAGGCCTGTAGCATCAGCACTTAGAGGCTGTGGTAATGAACActcaacagaaggaaaaggttgCCAGCAGTTGCTCAGCAGTTCCTCACTGAACCTACTGCAATTAGGATTCTGTAGggtttccttctctctgctgccctCGCTTTTTATTTGGGCAGCACGGAAGTGGTTTCAGGGCAGCAAGGTACGAAACATAGAAAAGCTGGGCCTCCAAAACCAAATTTCAGGGGCAGAGGTCTTGGAAATACAGAATAAGTCTGAAACACAAACTTGCAACACCCCTTGTGTGAAACAAAATTTCTCAGTTGAAGAGTGGATTGAGTTCagaatgtgtttttttcctttttgagttAGGAAGGTATCATTACTTAAGTCTTTGTCTCCAGGGAGACTACATGTTTACTTTAGAAATTCCAATATTCACATTTCATCCTGAATTATATTTTTGACAGAACTTTTTACTTTCaatgtgcctttttttaaattaggaattTCTAgcaagttttttgttttgtccttttcccCACTTTCTGTGAAAGTGAGTAGAAGAAGAGCATGAGATCTTTTCAAGATCATCCCATTACACACCAGAGGGAACTGCTGGGGAATTAAAGGGAGCGAGGATTTTGGAAATGCTCAGGAACCCTCTCATTTCTGAACCTCTAGCCTTACCATCAGACTCTTCAAACTCTagtcacacagagaaaaaggcagaaaccTACATTTCTTTTTGAGTGAAGCAAAAGGCTCCAGCAGAGAGGTTCTCAGAGCTGCCTGCCCTCACTATGCCCCAGTTAACAAGGTAATGATTTTGGAAATTAGACCAGAGCATTGGGCACTGTTGCAGGCCGGACAAGGCTGAAGGCAGCTACAGCTTCTCCTTGCTTCATTAGCATTCCATCATTTGTTGTAAGAGAATCATGATACAAAGGGGCAAAAGGAATTGAAAGacctttattttatatttccacTTTTAGACAGCAGAATCTCCAAATCCTTCAGGTTCATGCcaaattgtaaagaaaaaatcctcCCTGCTGATTGTGTTGTGAATCCTGTTGGATTGAATACTAGTGCCAAAGAGTGAATTAAATGTAAGAGCCAAATTCAAGGTAGAAGCTCAGCTGCTACCTGAAGTCCATCCTGGATGCTGTCAATTCACAGAACAAGAATTCTCCTGGAAAACATCTCAGGGCCACCGGACACAGACATGCCCTGTGTCATGCGTTCTCCGCCCAGGGGACAGAGTTGCCAGCAGTGAATGCCCCAGGGGACTGAGAGGGACATTGCCCTGCACAGCTAATCCAGAACAGCATGGACTGAGCTCACGGACATCCTTCCTCCCCATGCTGACATGCAGATCTGGCCAGCTTAGAGCCAGTTCTGCCTCCAGTCTCAGTCCCTCCTGCAGGAATTGTGTGTCAAAGGAATTAACACCCTTTTAAATGAGGCTGATCTCATGAGAACTGGACAGTGGCCTGGGCCTAATCTGTTTATCCTGACAGAGAGATGCTCCCAGGTTCCACTTGGCACTCCCAGCCTGTGGCCTGGCTGAGGGCAGCGAGCCAGCAGCTTGAATTTCCATAATCTCAGCCTGAGCCTGACTGCCCTGACCCTGCTGACAGGAGCTTTTGCAGCAGCTTCTGGGAAAAGTCAAACAGAAGGATGCATTGCCCACTGCTTAGAGGAGACTGGGAGCAAAAGGTCGCCCCTGCACTGAGGGACGTGCTTGTGCACAagcacagggagaaggaagTGAAACACTTCACATCCCCTCCAGTGAACTTCAGTTGACAAGGAGGATGGAACAGTCCGGCTCTTGAGTCCCAGCCAGCCTTTCAAAGGAGAATAAATTACCATTTAGATTAGAAATTCTTACCTGTGAtggtggggaggccctggcacaggttacccagagaagctgtggctgcccctggatccctggaagtgttcaaggccaggttggacggggcttagagcaccctgggataatggaagatgtccctgcccatgggagggggtggggctggatgacctttaaggtcccttccagctccaaCCATTCTGTTACTTCATGGTCATTTCATCTCAGTCCAGCCATTCCACTGCTCAGTGGAAATCCTGGTTGGTGAAAGATGTTTCTGTCAGACAGAAGCAGGAATCTCACCAGAGTAGGACTTGTCCCCTGAGGTGTTAATGTCTAAGCTGGGCCCCGTTATTGGGCATACACCAGAATTTACTGATTTTCAGAAGGTTCAGTTCAGAACAGTAATTCTGCTCAAATGGCTGGACCTGCTATTTCTATTATCTCAATGTCACTCTGATTAATAAAGTGGCAGGGCCCTGCCCTTGAGGCAAATGACAACAGCACCTTCTGGGTGCATAGGCAACAGCACAGTAGATTAGATCAGTGTGATAAAACTTtcagaggaaattaatttacagCCCTGCACACAAGCCAAGCACAGCATTGGCCAATTCCTTGTGGCTACTGTCCACAAGCAAATCCAGTGACCCTCAGTCATTGGGTGTGCAGCTCAACAAAGGACATAGATTAGAGCAAAATGGGACTTTTCTTTGAACCCATTCTTGTTCACTTTCTCTGAGAATCAGCAGTAAGATATTTGAGCAAAAAACAACTATAGAGACACACAGTTTCACAGTTCACTGTAAACCACtaaaaaagcagctcagcagagtAGAGCAGAGCTTGGTTTATAGTGGAAGAAGCCCTCGGCAGTCCCAGAAATAGAGCAGCAGACCTGTGCTGGTGAAGATCATCTCTCAGACAGCCTGGACCATGCTGAACCTGGATACCAGGAGCAGGAGACACTTGTGTATACTTagaaaaagcaataattttTCAGGGAACTGGAACataaaaggtatttattttccattcccaTCAGGTCCCCAGGCTGTAAGCAGCACCCTAAAGCCTCTTCAGCAGCCACATGGCAGGAGGAAGGTGTCATTTTTAGTTTGCACATAATCTAGCGcggaaaaaaatcaatagtcCATTGGGAAAAAGATGATATTGCACCAAAACTCCTCCTCTgttctttctgcattttcttcctaTGAAGTACAGATATCCTCTGTATTACTGACCCAGAAAGGATTTCTCATTCCTCTAGATTGTCTTTAAATAGGATGGTGTTAGTACCATGTCAAATTGCTGGTGTAATTGCTGTAGCACTAGGCAGTTAAATACAACAGCTATGACCAACTAGCAGCCAAAAACTGGGGTCACAGCCAGAACAACTCCTGGGgaagtgctggctgcagcccctgcaagAGGAAGGGGGCAAGAGCATGTGTGTGTCGGGGAGGCAGGTCAAGGGGGGCTTTGCAGTGACAGCCCCTGATGACTGTGTCCTTCTCTCACCCACAGCAAAATTTAAAGACAGGGTTGACATCCTGAGGAACATGGCCAAGGCTGAGACCCTGGAAGGACAAGGCTCCCAGCCAGGTGAGTGCAGGAAGAGCCAGtactgtttgctttgttttgcacagCAAGCCCTCACCTTCCCAACACACAAAGCCCGAGGGCTGGCAAAGAAACACTGGGGTCTAACACAAATTTTGTGCTATTACTGGTTACAGATGACTGCTGTAACAATGCAGCAGAAATCAATCGATGCACGCAGGCAGGAACAGCCATCCCCAGCGGAGCTGTTAGTGAGGCAGCGTCCGGGCAGGGAGAGATACAAGGATGCACTGGAAATGGCCAGGGAACAGTGCAGGAGGGAAATCAGACCATTGCAGATAGCACTTGGGTGCTGCTGGTCTTTGGTAGACCGTGCAAATGAGGTGTTTGTTAAAACAAAGTACCTTCACACACTTGCAGAAGGGCACAGAAGGTTGCTCCAGAGGAAATAAGCTGCACTGACTCCCATCTATAGCAATTCCAAGGACGTGTGCATCCTTCCTTTaatataatcacagaatcatgtaatggttggggttggaagggaccttaaagaccatccagccccactccctcccatgggcagggacaccttccattatcctAGGGTACTCTAAACctcgtccagcctggccttggacacttccagggatccaggggcagccacagcttctctgggtaacctgtgccagggcttcccaccctcacagggaagaattttttcctaacatttaACCTAGatctgccctctgtcagtttaatgttttttctggGCTTTCTCTGTCACTGTTGACACACAGGCTTGTGCTGCCAGCAAGGCTGCAGATTTTGAATAACAAGAAACTTTTGTGTGGAAGATCCCAGCTCCACACAACATAGGCACCTGAGCACCTCCCAACACGGCCTCACACAGGTGAATGAATCCCAAACTTGagaaaaaactgtttaaaacCCAAGTAAATTTTTGGTGCGTGCTATAAGCACCACACTGACTTCACTCCCTCACCTCTGCTCCGTGTTATCCATATTTCTACTCTATTTCCACAGAGGTTTCCGTGTTCCTCTTGGCTATGCAGGTTAATTCAGGAACAGCAGGACATTGCAGTTACTTCCTTGTATGTGTCAGCACTTTCCTCCTATTTGCTTTTGAATACCCACCAAATGATCAGGGATTAAAGTCTGGCAGCACATCCTGGTCATTTCTCAGAAGCCTTGAAGAATATCAGGTCCCTGAAGaatgctgtgctctgctgggaagaggGTGTCAGGGGGGgatctgaaaagcaaagctttaCATCCTTTCTGAGTTTTACGGATGGTTTTAATATAATCTTCagaatccagaaaaaaaccaagaaatgtTAGTCAGCTGCAGATGAGGTAATTAGCATTTCCCTGTTACACATGCGCCCCTTACAGCAGTTCTGGATGGAAGGTCAGGGGAGCATCAAAATGTCATTCTACTCCAGGTGGGCCAAATTCTGCCCAGATTTACCAAACACAATCACAGGAGTCAGGGAGGACACACAACAAACCTAAGCAATCTCAGGGTGTTTAACCTGAAATGCCACCATTGTGGTAGGGAGATCAGAGCTCCTGCTGGTCACAGGGAAGGTGACCACCTGATATGGTGACCACCCATCCAAGATGACTGAAACCAGAACTCCTTCTTATTGCTTTTtgtagaagaggaaaagaaagcaccGAGCACCGTCCAGGTAACTCCTGCCAGTGACTCAGAGCCCAGCAAAGACACACAGAAGGCAGATGTGCCACAGGATGGACAGGTATCAAAATCAGGAGCACAGGCACTAAGTGCCCATCCAGGCTGACCTTCACGTGtactttctttcttccctctccagagctgttGGGGCAGGACCCAACCCATGTCACTGGCATCTATAAATAGGCTCTGTGTGTAGTGATTTATTAAGATGCTggctgaaacattttttcttacaaaCACAAATTGGGTCCAAATTATGACACCAACTGAGACTGGATAGTATTGTCCCCTCAAATGACTCTTCTGTGGTCAGAGGGCACTCCAGGGTAAGGGAAAATAAGAGCACCTGCCTGTCCTGTGCTCACCAGCAGACTGTTCTGTTTTGCTCCCCAAATCCCTTTCAGGTGATGTAATTTGGCAGTTCTGATGAGAAAAGGTTTTTCAAGgatataaaatgtttaatttgtgTCTAGAAGGTAGTTATAGTTAATGGATGCCAATTAGTTAACAATACACAGGTACTGGGGTGGAGGTGTGCCTGGATTCTGTCCCACAAGAGCTGTGGCTTCCCTCAGCAGGTTACAAATGTGAGCTCTGCTCAGGTGAGGCCATGGTGAGTAACTGCAGCTCCTTGTTAGTGTGAAAACATATtggctttttgattttttatcCTGACGTACAGCCTCCATCAAGCAGTGACACCTcagacagcagctctgagagccagGAGGACAGCGATGGTGACAGCACAGAGGGTGATGAAAACGATGAGCCCTTATCTCTGGAATGGCCAGAATCAAGGAAGAAACAAGCAATttaccttttcctctttcccattGTCTTTCCTCTCTGGAGCACTCTGCCTGATGTCAGAAACTCGGTAAGAATCTATCTTCCTTCTGCTACTGGAGTCATTAACTAAGCTATAGACTTCCTCCAGGCAAGAGTCCCTGGGTCCATTTTTCCATGTCTGGAGTCTGCATAGTTGAAATACTGTTAGTGCTGCAGGGAGTGGGACAAGAGCCCCAGCTGCAGTGTAATGTCATCCCAGAGACTTTATTTAGTAAACCACAAACTCTAGCAACTACAGGTCACCTAATCAAGctgaaaaacagagcaaacagaGACCAGGGTCCAAGTTAAAGCAATCAATTGCAGTGAAGTGTTTCAGGTGAATAGTTTTCAATGGGCACTATTAACTTCCCTGAAAcgtctcttttttcttttcaaacttgATTTCAACAGGAgtcaaaaaaattctttgtcaTCACATTTTTTGGATCCATCCTCTGGATTGCTGCATTCTCTTACCTCATGGTGTGGTGGGCTCACCAGGTAAGAGGCTTATGTTCTTTCTGCAAATCACCATTTCAGAACAAGTAGATGGAGAGAGGGGACAGTGTTACTGTGGCATTTTATCTGATGAATTACAGCTGCAGTCATCTATCACAACAGTAGaaactttgttttgttaaaacCCAAACGGGAATTTTTGATTTGACAAAGATTCATTCTTTTCTGAGAACTTCCAAGGGAGTTTGTGCatcagtgaaaggaaaagtacTATCAAGATTTATCTTAATTCTGACTTTTCATTGATTAATGTTTCTGTGCAGAACATAATTATCCATTACCTAATtaaaattccaggaaaatatAGGTTCTGATTCTGGAGGCTGCTAAATGATCTTCACTCCCCCAGTCTTAATGTTCACCTGGTATTCTGGGAACTAATACTTCCATCTTGTAGGATCAGCCCCCCAGTCTGTATTGAGTGATATATTGCACATGCCCAGTAAATCTGATCATGCCGTAAATCCAAGGACTGTCATCTCCAAAGGCCCTTGGATCTTGCGGAGCTGATGTTAAATTCGGAAAGGCAGACAACATCTAGAAGAGGAGGACTGAGGACAGGAAAATTGTGCTGTAGCTGACTTGACCTTGGCTCGGTGCTGGCACCACTGTGGTCAGATTCCCTATAGAGCAAATCCAGAATCAACAGACACtgtaaaattgaatttttaattctatAAAGCGGGAAAATGCTGCCACATTTATGGGACTCAGAATATTTTAACGCAAACATAGCACAAACACTAACACTGCACAGAGCAAGTATACTCATGTTCCATTGCTAACTGCACTACCCAACTTTGTGTTGATTAGGTTGGTGAAACAATTGGGATATCAGAGGAAATTATGGGGTTAACCATACTGGCAGCAGGCACATCCATTCCTGACCTCATCACCAGTGTCATCGTGGCA
It encodes the following:
- the SLC24A1 gene encoding sodium/potassium/calcium exchanger 1 isoform X1, whose amino-acid sequence is MHLPQRRRLQRNRILFLLAIVLVLSFCQLQFSPSALPASQRVPQPTDPVKVTSRDLPSNKTAVRGNATAPKIRHCIYVDPEPAVPVTTSVGTTPQQENASESSQDEKPPYESKGEYPQDLFSVEERRQGWVVLHIFGIMYVFVALAIVCDEYFVPALGVITEKLQISEDVAGATFMAAGGSAPELFTSLIGVFISHSNVGIGTIVGSAVFNILFVVGTCALFSREILHLTWWPLFRDISFYIVDLLMLILFFLDSVIDWWESLLLLTAYATYVYTMKQNVFLEQWVKQELNKKSNAVQAASAEHMQKTSTGAVADDGTMKPTDVRKLQPGPALQRGSSSASLHNSQMRGTIFQLMIYTLDPLAEAKFKDRVDILRNMAKAETLEGQGSQPEEEKKAPSTVQVTPASDSEPSKDTQKADVPQDGQPPSSSDTSDSSSESQEDSDGDSTEGDENDEPLSLEWPESRKKQAIYLFLFPIVFPLWSTLPDVRNSESKKFFVITFFGSILWIAAFSYLMVWWAHQVGETIGISEEIMGLTILAAGTSIPDLITSVIVARKGLGDMAVSSSVGSNIFDITVGLPVPWFLFSIFNGLSPVAVSSNGLFCAIVLLFLMLLFVIISISLCKWKMNKLLGLTMFALYFVFLIISVMLEDKIISCPVSV
- the SLC24A1 gene encoding sodium/potassium/calcium exchanger 1 isoform X4; its protein translation is MKNHPMSPKENIPRTYSVWKNAGKDSVIDWWESLLLLTAYATYVYTMKQNVFLEQWVKQELNKKSNAVQAASAEHMQKTSTGAVADDGTMKPTDVRKLQPGPALQRGSSSASLHNSQMRGTIFQLMIYTLDPLAEAKFKDRVDILRNMAKAETLEGQGSQPEEEKKAPSTVQVTPASDSEPSKDTQKADVPQDGQPPSSSDTSDSSSESQEDSDGDSTEGDENDEPLSLEWPESRKKQAIYLFLFPIVFPLWSTLPDVRNSESKKFFVITFFGSILWIAAFSYLMVWWAHQVGETIGISEEIMGLTILAAGTSIPDLITSVIVARKGLGDMAVSSSVGSNIFDITVGLPVPWFLFSIFNGLSPVAVSSNGLFCAIVLLFLMLLFVIISISLCKWKMNKLLGLTMFALYFVFLIISVMLEDKIISCPVSV
- the SLC24A1 gene encoding sodium/potassium/calcium exchanger 1 isoform X2 codes for the protein MHLPQRRRLQRNRILFLLAIVLVLSFCQLQFSPSALPASQRVPQPTDPVKVTSRDLPSNKTAVRGNATAPKIRHCIYVDPEPAVPVTTSVGTTPQQENASESSQDEKPPYESKGEYPQDLFSVEERRQGWVVLHIFGIMYVFVALAIVCDEYFVPALGVITEKLQISEDVAGATFMAAGGSAPELFTSLIGVFISHSNVGIGTIVGSAVFNILFVVGTCALFSREILHLTWWPLFRDISFYIVDLLMLILFFLDSVIDWWESLLLLTAYATYVYTMKQNVFLEQWVKQELNKKSNAVQAASAEHMQKTSTGAVADDGTMKPTDVRKLQPGPALQRGSSSASLHNSQMRGTIFQLMIYTLDPLAEEEEKKAPSTVQVTPASDSEPSKDTQKADVPQDGQPPSSSDTSDSSSESQEDSDGDSTEGDENDEPLSLEWPESRKKQAIYLFLFPIVFPLWSTLPDVRNSESKKFFVITFFGSILWIAAFSYLMVWWAHQVGETIGISEEIMGLTILAAGTSIPDLITSVIVARKGLGDMAVSSSVGSNIFDITVGLPVPWFLFSIFNGLSPVAVSSNGLFCAIVLLFLMLLFVIISISLCKWKMNKLLGLTMFALYFVFLIISVMLEDKIISCPVSV
- the SLC24A1 gene encoding sodium/potassium/calcium exchanger 1 isoform X3 — its product is MHLPQRRRLQRNRILFLLAIVLVLSFCQLQFSPSALPASQRVPQPTDPVKVTSRDLPSNKTAVRGNATAPKIRHCIYVDPEPAVPVTTSVGTTPQQENASESSQDEKPPYESKGEYPQDLFSVEERRQGVIDWWESLLLLTAYATYVYTMKQNVFLEQWVKQELNKKSNAVQAASAEHMQKTSTGAVADDGTMKPTDVRKLQPGPALQRGSSSASLHNSQMRGTIFQLMIYTLDPLAEAKFKDRVDILRNMAKAETLEGQGSQPEEEKKAPSTVQVTPASDSEPSKDTQKADVPQDGQPPSSSDTSDSSSESQEDSDGDSTEGDENDEPLSLEWPESRKKQAIYLFLFPIVFPLWSTLPDVRNSESKKFFVITFFGSILWIAAFSYLMVWWAHQVGETIGISEEIMGLTILAAGTSIPDLITSVIVARKGLGDMAVSSSVGSNIFDITVGLPVPWFLFSIFNGLSPVAVSSNGLFCAIVLLFLMLLFVIISISLCKWKMNKLLGLTMFALYFVFLIISVMLEDKIISCPVSV